The Saccharomyces mikatae IFO 1815 strain IFO1815 genome assembly, chromosome: 11 genome has a segment encoding these proteins:
- the PHD1 gene encoding Phd1p (similar to Saccharomyces cerevisiae PHD1 (YKL043W) and SOK2 (YMR016C); ancestral locus Anc_2.564), producing MYHVPEMRLHYPLVNTQPNAAITPTRNYDNTLPSFNELSHQNTINLPFVQRETPNTYTNVTQLATSPTQAKSGYYCRYYAVPFPSYPQQPQSPYQQAVLPYATIPGNNFQPSSFPMMAVVPSEVQFDGSYLNSLHAHTELPPIMQTPNDANNTRQDSLKSVATTTTPVSTKIPGLSSTSVLKPRVITTMWEDESTICYQVEANGISVVRRADNDMINGTKLLNVTKMTRGRRDGILRSEKIREVVKIGSMHLKGVWIPFERAYILAQREQILDHLYPLFVKDIESIVDASRPTSQETLTPKASPGFIKQEPSSDKNGLATDTKPNDVKALSNAVSTQNVDELPHLKINIIDTEAQTSRAKNELS from the coding sequence ATGTATCATGTTCCTGAAATGAGGCTACATTACCCCCTGGTGAACACTCAACCCAACGCAGCAATTACTCCGACCAGAAATTACGACAATACTCTTCCTTCGTTTAACGAGCTATCACACCAGAATACCATCAATCTTCCATTTGTTCAGCGCGAGACTCCAAACACGTATACAAACGTTACCCAATTAGCTACGTCGCCAACTCAAGCTAAATCGGGGTATTACTGTCGTTATTATGCAGTGCCTTTTCCCTCTTACCCACAACAACCACAGTCTCCATACCAGCAGGCTGTGCTTCCTTATGCGACCATCCCCGGCAACAACTTTCAGCCATCTTCTTTCCCTATGATGGCGGTGGTGCCATCAGAAGTCCAATTTGATGGATCATACCTGAATTCCTTGCATGCACACACCGAGCTGCCACCAATTATGCAAACCCCTAATGATGCTAATAATACACGTCAGGATAGTCTTAAATCGGTGGCGACGACTACAACGCCAGTGTCAACTAAGATTCCTGGGCTCAGTTCCACTTCAGTTCTCAAACCACGCGTGATAACTACAATGTGGGAAGACGAGAGTACTATCTGCTATCAAGTCGAGGCGAACGGTATATCTGTTGTGCGCAGGGCTGATAATGATATGATTAACGGTACTAAGTTGTTGAACGTTACGAAGATGACTAGGGGAAGAAGGGATGGAATATTGAGATCTGAAAAGATTAGAGAGGTCGTCAAGATTGGCTCGATGCACCTCAAAGGTGTTTGGATCCCCTTTGAAAGAGCGTATATCCTTGCTCAACGGGAACAGATCTTAGACCATTTGTATCCCCTCTTTGTCAAGGATATAGAATCCATTGTTGATGCGAGCAGACCCACAAGTCAGGAAACGTTAACCCCTAAAGCTAGCCCTGGTTTCATTAAACAAGAGCCATCTAGTGACAAGAATGGGCTTGCTACTGACACTAAACCAAACGACGTTAAAGCCTTGTCGAATGCAGTATCTACTCAAAATGTGGATGAATTGCCTCATTTAAAAATTAACATTATTGATACCGAGGCCCAAACAAGTAGggcaaaaaatgaactttCATAA
- the SPC42 gene encoding Spc42p (similar to Saccharomyces cerevisiae SPC42 (YKL042W); ancestral locus Anc_2.563), which translates to MNGSPTPKRYSSKSSRLYDDYYNVPYQYSNPIPMNRDYNDVGSRINADKLVPEEYKRNTEFINKAVQQNKELNFKLREKQNEIFELKKIAETLRSKLEKYVDITKKLEDQNLNLQIKISDLEKKLSDANSTIKDMNYSNVSKPIVDENFVPQKYDQINVPKNRASDVGIDLRSTNKASNTSDENNRLKAIEKTLSVLTNYVMRTEENSNNKMTPSPPPLNTISPINNRLNFQDSKKYNPMPKVNPSDDDIMMYESAELKRVEEEIEELKRKILVRKKHDLRKLSLNNQLQELQSMMDGDDNIKSDSVSKHNHTTHRHPSQSHHDYSPCSDACIECSNNLYEKNRVKPENNVSETFATPTPNNR; encoded by the coding sequence ATGAATGGATCTCCCACACCTAAGCGATATTCTTCCAAATCCTCCAGACTTTACGACGACTACTACAACGTTCCCTATCAATATTCTAATCCAATTCCGATGAATAGAGATTACAATGACGTAGGGTCCCGTATCAATGCGGATAAATTGGTGCCAGAAGAGTACAAGCGAAATACTGAATTTATTAATAAAGCTGTCcaacaaaataaagagcTGAACTTTAAACTGAGGGAAAAGCAAAACGAAATATTCGAACTTAAGAAAATAGCCGAAACTCTGCGCTCAAAACTTGAGAAATACGTTGACATTACcaaaaaacttgaagatCAAAATCTCAATCTTCAGATAAAGATAAGTGATCTAGAGAAGAAACTTTCTGATGCCAATTCTACTATCAAAGATATGAACTACTCTAATGTCAGTAAACCtattgttgatgaaaacTTTGTCCCCCAAAAATATGACCAAATAAATGTACCAAAGAATAGAGCTTCAGACGTAGGAATTGATCTTCGCTCAACTAACAAAGCCTCCAATACTTCAGACGAAAACAATAGACTAAAAGCAATAGAAAAAACTCTCTCGGTTCTTACAAACTATGTTATGAGgacagaagaaaatagtaacaataaaatgACACCTTCACCGCCACCATTAAATACGATATCGCCAATAAATAATCGTCtgaattttcaagattcCAAGAAATACAATCCTATGCCTAAAGTAAATCCTTCTGACGACGATATCATGATGTATGAGAGCGCAGAATTGAAGCgtgtagaagaagaaatagaagaGCTAAAGAGGAAAATACTTGTTCGAAAAAAGCATGACTTGAGAAAGttatctttgaataatcaGCTTCAGGAACTGCAAAGTATGATGGATGGCGATGACAACATAAAATCTGACAGTGTTTCAAAACATAATCACACTACGCATCGTCATCCTTCCCAATCCCACCATGATTACTCACCATGTTCCGATGCTTGCATAGAGTGTTCGAATAATTTATACGAGAAGAATAGAGTCAAGCCAGAAAATAATGTGTCAGAGACATTCGCAACTCCCACACCTAATAATCGATGA
- the VPS24 gene encoding ESCRT-III subunit protein VPS24 (similar to Saccharomyces cerevisiae VPS24 (YKL041W); ancestral locus Anc_2.558), with protein sequence MDYIKKAIWGPDPKEQQRRIKSVLRKNGRNIDKSLRELTVLQNKTQQLIKKSAKKNDVRTVRLYAKELYQINKQYDRMYTSRAQLDSVRMKIDEAIRMNALSNQMADSAGLMREVNSLVRLPQLRNTMIELEKELMKSGIISEMVDDTMESVGDVGEEMDEAVDEEVNKIVEQYTNEKFKNVDQVPTVDLPAHEEEQEIPDQKVDEEADRMVNEMRERLRALQN encoded by the coding sequence ATGGACTACATAAAGAAGGCCATTTGGGGGCCCGATCCTAAGGAACAACAGAGGAGGATCAAGTCAGTGCTGAGAAAAAATGGCCGAAATATAGATAAATCATTACGGGAACTCACTGTCTTGCAGAATAAGACGCAGCAacttatcaaaaaatcgGCTAAAAAGAATGATGTTAGGACAGTTCGACTCTATGCTAAAGAGCTGTACCAAATCAATAAACAGTACGATAGAATGTACACTTCCAGGGCTCAGTTAGATTCTGTTCGAATGAAGATAGATGAAGCGATCAGAATGAACGCTTTGTCGAACCAAATGGCTGACAGCGCGGGCTTAATGAGAGAAGTTAATTCCTTAGTGAGATTACCTCAATTGAGAAATACGATGATTGAattagaaaaggaattgatGAAATCTGGTATTATAAGTGAAATGGTGGACGATACCATGGAGAGTGTTGGGGATGTAGGAGAAGAGATGGACGAAGCTGTTGACGAAGAAGTTAATAAGATTGTTGAACAATATACGAACGAGAAATTCAAGAATGTTGATCAAGTCCCAACTGTAGACTTACCAGCCCATGAGGAAGAGCAAGAAATACCAGATCAGAaagttgatgaagaagcagATAGGATGGTAAATGAAATGCGTGAAAGGCTCAGAGCTTTGCAAAACTAG
- the NFU1 gene encoding Nfu1p (similar to Saccharomyces cerevisiae NFU1 (YKL040C); ancestral locus Anc_2.553), with translation MIKSVAKLKGFHFSLCNTQRLIHIKTLTTPNENALKFLSTDGEMLQTRGSKSIVIRNTDENLINHSKLAQQIFVQCPGVESLMIGDDFLTINKDKMIHWNSIKPEIIDLLTKQLACGDDVISKEFHAVQEEEGESGYKINKPKFELTEEDEEVSELIEELIDTRIRPAILEDGGDIDYRGWDPKNGTVYLKLQGACTSCSSSEVTLKYGIESMLKHYVDEVKEVIQIMDPEQEIALKEFDKLEKKLESSKNASHDA, from the coding sequence ATGATCAAATCAGTCGCTAAATTAAagggattccatttttctttgtgtAATACCCAGAGATTGATTCATATCAAGACTTTAACAACCCCAAACGAAAATGCGTTAAAATTCCTCTCTACCGATGGTGAGATGTTACAGACGCGTGGTTCCAAGAGTATTGTTATCAGAAACACAGATGAAAATCTCATTAATCATTCCAAATTAGCACAACAAATTTTCGTGCAATGCCCGGGAGTGGAGTCATTGATGATAGGTGATGATTTTCTAACTATcaataaagataaaatgATCCACTGGAACAGTATTAAGCCAGAAATCATAGATTTATTGACAAAGCAACTTGCTTGCGGCGATGATGTTATTTCCAAGGAATTTCATGCTGtccaagaagaagaaggagaaagTGGTTACAAAATTAACAAGCCTAAGTTTGAACttactgaagaagatgaagaagtcAGCGAGTTAATTGAGGAGTTGATAGATACAAGAATAAGACCCGCTATCTTGGAGGATGGTGGAGACATCGACTATCGTGGCTGGGATCCAAAGAATGGAACTGTGTATTTGAAGCTACAAGGTGCATGCACCTCATGCTCGTCTAGTGAAGTTACTTTGAAATATGGTATTGAGTCCATGTTGAAACATTATGTCGACGAAGTCAAAGAAGTAATTCAAATCATGGATCCCGAACAGGAGATAGcattgaaagaatttgataagcttgaaaaaaagctgGAATCGAGTAAAAATGCAAGCCATGACGCTTAA
- the PTM1 gene encoding Ptm1p (similar to Saccharomyces cerevisiae YHL017W and PTM1 (YKL039W); ancestral locus Anc_2.552): MRVCQYCRPFRLFASFLCYFLVFVTANKEKISQSDYQVCAGMYSKEDWKGKVDPFISFNLKKITGLKDDSDPGIIIAIYDFQDFEHLGVRLPDDEMYYICDDYTIDSGLCEEENRDEFIVQDVVYDPYSSTNRSLANPIMTFPQSEIGLHDTSYPIKKTGFYCVTAFPSQSSIKFDAVVNFRNAYGHLAGTEINKLPLYGLLAVAYVVAMALYSFAFWKHKHELLPLQKYLLAFFVFLTAETIFVWAYYDLKNEKGNTAGINVYMVFLSILTAGKVTFSFFLLLIIALGYGIVYPKLNKTLMRRCQIYAALTYAICIGFLIQSYLSDMQAPSPLILITMIPMALSLVIFYYMIIRSMTKTVIYLREQRQIVKLNMYKKLLYIIYASFLSVLAGSIISSFIYVGMNTIDMIEKNWRSRFFVTDFWPTLVYFIVFVTISFLWRPTDTSYMLAASQQLPTDPENVADFDLGDLQSFDDQDDASIITGEHGIDEDDLNLNFTDDEEGHDNSNNHGQGNKSLPSSPTK, translated from the coding sequence ATGAGAGTATGCCAGTATTGCCGACCTTTCCGGCTGTTTGCTTCCTTCTTATGTTATTTTCTAGTGTTTGTAACAGCTAACAAGGAGAAGATAAGTCAGAGTGACTATCAAGTGTGCGCAGGTATGTATTCCAAAGAAGATTGGAAGGGCAAGGTCGATCCCTTTATATCATTCAATCTTAAGAAAATAACCGGGTTGAAAGATGATTCTGATCCCGGCATAATCATTGCCATCTATGATTTTCAAGACTTTGAACACTTGGGTGTAAGATTGCCCGATGATGAAATGTATTATATTTGTGATGATTATACAATTGACTCCGGGCTCTGTGAAGAGGAAAATCGTGATGAGTTTATTGTTCAGGATGTTGTATATGATCCGTATAGCTCCACAAACAGATCTCTGGCCAATCCGATTATGACCTTTCCTCAAAGTGAGATAGGTCTACATGATACTAGTTATCCAATAAAGAAGACCGGATTCTATTGTGTTACTGCTTTCCCATCACAAAGTTCGATCAAGTTTGACGCTGTGGTGAATTTCAGAAATGCGTATGGTCATCTTGCAGGGACTGAGATCAATAAACTACCTCTATATGGTCTTTTGGCTGTTGCATATGTTGTGGCCATGGCATTATATTCATTTGCCTTCTGGAAGCACAAGCATGAATTGCTACCATTGCAAAAATATCTGTTGGcctttttcgtttttttaACTGCTGAAACCATATTTGTATGGGCTTACtatgatttgaagaatgaaaagGGTAATACTGCGGGCATCAATGTCTATATGGtctttttatcaatattaACGGCTGGTAAAGTgacattttcatttttcctgCTCCTGATCATTGCTTTGGGTTACGGTATTGTATACCCCAAGTTAAATAAGACCTTGATGAGGCGTTGTCAAATTTATGCTGCCCTAACCTATGCAATATGTATTGGATTTTTGATCCAAAGTTATTTAAGTGACATGCAAGCACCATCACCATTAATCTTGATTACCATGATTCCTATGGCACTTTCATTGGTCATATTCTACTACATGATTATTAGATCTATGACAAAAACCGTTATCTACTTGAGGGAACAAAGACAGATTGTGAAATTAAACATGTACAAGAAGCTGCTATACATCATATATGCTTCCTTTTTGAGTGTTCTAGCGGGTAGTATAATTTCGTCATTTATTTACGTCGGCATGAACACTATTGATATGATCGAGAAGAACTGGAGATCAAGATTCTTCGTTACCGATTTCTGGCCCACGTTAGtgtattttattgtttttgtcACCATTTCCTTCTTATGGAGGCCAACAGACACCTCATACATGCTAGCTGCATCTCAGCAATTGCCTACAGATCCAGAAAATGTCGCAGACTTCGACTTAGGTGATTTGCAATCTTTTGATGATCAAGATGATGCAAGTATCATCACTGGTGAGCATGGTatagatgaagatgaccTGAATTTAAATTTtactgatgatgaagagggCCATGATAATTCGAATAACCACGGCCAAGGTAATAAATCATTACCTTCCTCTCCAACAAAATAA
- the RGT1 gene encoding Rgt1p (similar to Saccharomyces cerevisiae EDS1 (YBR033W) and RGT1 (YKL038W); ancestral locus Anc_2.547) → MNELNSVSTNSSDSTKNGGTSNSPDDMNPAAASGHAMKKRTKASRACDQCRKKKIKCDYKDERGVCTNCQRNGDRCSFERVPLKRGPSKGYTRSASHPRATEVQDHNNIRPYNTFENGNNTNNNTGNSANNGVNSNTVPSTPSRSNSVLLPPLTQYIPQASGMPSGFSNSAIQPAMPVGNIGQQQFWKVPYHEFQHQRKGSIDSLQSDISVRTLNPNEQLSYNTVQQSPITNKVTNDSGNTNGSITGSGSATGSGGYWSFIRTSGLLAPTDDHNEEQTRRSSSIPSLLRNTSNSLPLGGQPQLPPPQQQSQPQSQQQRVQQGHNIYSYSQFSQQPPYNPSISSFGQFAANGFHSRQGSVASEAMSPSAPAMLSSTSTNAVSVAQQTQRLQGQQVQQLSSDLDINKRRQSAPVSVTLSADRLNGNENNNGDLNNKNGSNNSGSSKELSQNSQESVTTSAALETSSPGSTPHRSTKKRRKSYVSKKTKSKRGSSISISSKDSSHPLSSSSTIVYGQISDVDLIDAYYEFIHIGFPIIPLNKTTLTNDLLLVNTQPISNIHEVNSYVILWFRNSLELLVRVALKQKPGGKFFDNIVGMPLSSENDNNKNGFTTATTGGDTEKTRHDSHSEVQETLEVQSVFIAALNECFQKIVDIHPKFRENNNQISPKVKVIYLSTFILLNYILAFVGYDNSFVLGMSVTIFNEFKLYKLLLFPETGVDDMVAPVRDEVDTENENMKPPEFDIGTGSAGHMNPSKSPNSMDENMSHYSVLFKRLYVLLSVFDSLQSCAFGGPKLLNISIQGSTEMYFSNDLASKWCLEQSQLKLKSVLQSLKLGELISEMTRNRISTNGIRKPGFDTAESSLFLSEYVKTQPISVAQLFCKLLIGKHSFINCLLSLYDSETRVYSELTLDLSSKIADSLCSLISIILQILTLILRLNPTNSIDYNYRPPNPPANDPAVQEASPAMGLSPETRNVNATISSEGNPDFYKKLLGLKQDTGTILSDLCRGVISPFAIAILHEVYNITELVKQMPTSLISIMMTATTTQNTQDTKKSQDLVMKLSNSMNEVVQITSVLTMIKPFKIFEHELNKSMMSLTGGLSPAARNSAMWTSSEQSLRQTSVMKTLLGERRISNTQTTTAPAPAAEPRLENVALENFVSIGWKLLDDSELGWY, encoded by the coding sequence ATGAACGAGCTGAATAGTGTTTCGACAAACTCTAGTGACTCCACCAAGAACGGTGGTACTTCCAATAGTCCCGACGATATGAACCCTGCAGCAGCTAGCGGTCACgcaatgaagaagagaacaaaGGCTTCTCGGGCCTGCGATCAGTGTcgtaaaaagaaaattaagTGTGATTATAAAGATGAAAGGGGTGTATGCACAAACTGTCAAAGAAACGGAGACCGTTGTAGTTTTGAAAGAGTTCCTTTAAAGAGAGGGCCATCAAAAGGTTATACGAGGAGCGCTAGCCATCCAAGAGCTACCGAAGTACAAGATCACAATAATATAAGACCATATAATACATTTGAAAACGGTAATAACACGAACAATAACACGGGCAATAGCGCCAACAACGGCGTTAATAGCAATACCGTCCCTAGCACCCCCTCGAGATCTAATTCAGTTCTTTTGCCTCCACTAACACAGTATATTCCTCAAGCTAGTGGCATGCCTTCTGGTTTTTCGAATTCAGCAATTCAGCCAGCAATGCCTGTCGGTAATATCGGCCAGCAACAGTTTTGGAAAGTCCCCTACCATGAATTTCAGcatcaaagaaaaggatCTATTGATTCTTTGCAAAGTGATATATCGGTAAGAACTTTGAACCCAAACGAACAGCTTTCTTATAATACTGTACAACAGTCTCCCATAACGAACAAAGTTACTAATGATTCTGGTAATACAAACGGAAGTATCACCGGCTCTGGTAGTGCTACTGGTAGTGGCGGCTATTGGTCTTTTATAAGAACCTCTGGTTTGCTAGCTCCTACTGATGATCACAATGAGGAACAGACAAGAAGATCAAGTTCCATACCCTCTCTACTACGAAATACGTCTAATTCTCTTCCGCTAGGTGGCCAGCCCCAGCTTCCACCACCCCAGCAACAATCACAGCCACAATCACAACAACAAAGGGTGCAACAAGGACATAATATATACTCTTATTCTCAGTTTTCTCAACAGCCACCATACAATCCATCGATATCATCCTTTGGCCAATTCGCTGCGAATGGGTTTCATTCTAGACAAGGATCAGTCGCCAGTGAGGCTATGTCACCCAGCGCACCTGCTATGCTTTCCAGCACATCCACTAATGCTGTAAGTGTTGCACAGCAGACGCAAAGACTTCAAGGACAACAGGTGCAACAATTGTCATCTGACTTGgatataaataaaagacGACAATCAGCCCCGGTATCAGTAACTTTATCCGCGGACAGGCTGAATGGCAATGAGAATAATAACGGCGAtctcaacaacaaaaacgGTAGCAATAATAGTGGTTCCTCCAAGgaattatctcaaaattctcAAGAATCTGTAACAACATCAGCAGCTTTGGAGACATCCAGTCCTGGATCTACGCCACATAGAAGTACAAAAAAACGTAGAAAAAGTTATGtctcaaagaaaacaaaatcaaagagaGGCTCATCTATTTCCATATCATCGAAAGATTCTTCTCACCcattatcttcttcttcgacTATCGTTTATGGTCAAATATCAGATGTAGATTTAATCGATGCTTATTATGAGTTTATACATATCGGATTCCCGATCATACCTTTGAACAAAACTACCTTGACTAATGACTTATTGTTAGTTAACACCCAGCCGATTTCTAACATACATGAAGTTAATTCTTATGTTATTTTATGGTTTAGGAACTCATTGGAATTGTTGGTTCGTGTGGCTCTGAAACAAAAGCCTGGGGGCaaattctttgataatATCGTTGGCATGCCACTATCTTCTGAGAACGataataacaaaaatggGTTCACTACGGCCACGACTGGAGGGGATACTGAAAAAACAAGACATGACTCGCATAGTGAAGTACAGGAGACTTTAGAAGTACAAAGTGTTTTCATTGCTGCTCTTAATGAAtgtttccaaaaaatcGTGGATATCCATCCCAAATTTAGAGAAAATAACAACCAAATCTCGCCTAAGGTTAAGGTTATTTACCTATCCActtttattcttctaaATTACATTTTGGCATTTGTTGGGTACGACAATTCATTCGTGCTTGGAATGTCAGTGAcaattttcaatgaatttaAACTATACAAATTGCTACTGTTCCCTGAAACAGGTGTCGATGATATGGTCGCACCAGTTCGTGACGAGGTGGACacagaaaatgaaaacatgAAACCACCCGAATTTGATATTGGAACTGGAAGTGCTGGGCACATGAATCCATCCAAATCACCGAATTCTATGGACGAAAACATGAGCCACTATTCAGTGCTATTCAAAAGATTATACGTTCTGCTTTCAGTCTTTGATTCCCTACAGAGTTGCGCATTTGGTGGGCCCAAGCTATTGAACATTTCTATTCAAGGTTCTACGGAAATGTATTTTTCTAATGATTTGGCCTCGAAATGGTGCCTGGAGCAAAGCCAATTGAAATTAAAGAGCGTTTTGCAAAGTTTAAAATTGGGTGAATTGATAAGCGAGATGACCAGGAATAGAATATCGACGAACGGGATCAGGAAGCCTGGGTTCGATACTGCCGAATCCTCTTTGTTCCTATCAGAATATGTGAAAACGCAGCCCATATCAGTAGCGCAATTATTTTGTAAACTGTTGATTGGCAAGCACAGCTTCATCAATTGCTTGTTATCACTGTATGATTCAGAAACTAGGGTCTACTCAGAGTTAACATTAGATTTAAGTTCGAAAATAGCAGATTCTTTATGTTCATTGATATCGATAATTTTACAAATATTGACCTTGATATTAAGACTGAACCCCACAAATAGTATCGACTATAATTATAGACCACCGAACCCACCAGCTAATGACCCTGCAGTACAAGAGGCATCGCCTGCTATGGGATTGTCCCCAGAAACCAGGAATGTTAACGCTACGATTTCGTCCGAGGGAAACCCAGATTTTTACAAGAAATTACTGGGTCTCAAACAAGACACTGGAACCATCCTTTCAGACCTGTGCCGGGGGGTCATTTCACCTTTTGCTATTGCCATCCTGCATGAAGTCTACAACATCACAGAATTGGTCAAACAAATGCCCACATCACTCATTAGCATTATGATGACAGCCACGACGACACAGAACACCCAAGACACCAAGAAGTCGCAAGATCTTGTCATGAAGCTGTCGAATTCGATGAACGAAGTAGTACAGATCACTAGTGTGCTGACAATGATCAAGCCGTTTAAGATCTTCGAGCACGAGTTAAACAAGTCCATGATGTCCTTGACAGGAGGGCTTTCCCCTGCAGCCAGAAACAGTGCCATGTGGACAAGCTCAGAACAAAGCCTCCGCCAAACATCTGTCATGAAGACATTGCTTGGCGAACGGCGTATCTCGAACACTCAAACGACAACGGCGCCAGCCCCAGCAGCGGAACCTAGACTCGAGAACGTTGCTCTCGAAAACTTTGTAAGTATCGGCTGGAAGTTACTGGACGATTCAGAGTTGGGCTGGTACTGA
- the UGP1 gene encoding UTP glucose-1-phosphate uridylyltransferase (similar to Saccharomyces cerevisiae YHL012W and UGP1 (YKL035W); ancestral locus Anc_2.546), translating into MSTKKHTKTHSTYAFESNTNSVAASQMRNALNKLADSSKLDDAARTRFENELDSFFTLFRRYLVEKSSRTTLEWDKIKSPNPDEVVKYEIISQQPENVSNLSKLAVLKLNGGLGTSMGCVGPKSVIEVREGNTFLDLSVRQIEYLNRQYDSDVPLLLMNSFNTDKDTEHLIKKYSANRIRIRSFNQSRFPRVYKDSLLPVPTEYDSPLDAWYPPGHGDLFESLHVSGELDALIAQGREVLFVSNGDNLGATVDLKILNHMIETGAEYIMELTDKTRADVKGGTLISYDGQVRLLEVAQVPKEHIDEFKNIRKFTNFNTNNLWINLKAVKRLIESSNLEMEIIPNQKTITRDGHEINVLQLETACGAAIRHFEGAHGVVVPRSRFLPVKTCSDLLLVKSDLFRLEHGSLKLDPSRFGPNPLIKLGSHFKKVSGFNARIPHIPKIVELDHLTITGNVFLGKDVTLRGTVIIVCSDGHKIDIPNGSILENVVVTGNLQILEH; encoded by the coding sequence ATGTCTACTAAGAAACACACCAAGACACATTCCACTTATGCATTCGAAAGTAACACAAATAGTGTTGCTGCCTCACAAATGAGAAACGCTTTAAACAAGTTAGCAGACTCTAGTAAACTTGACGATGCTGCTCGCACTAGGTTTGAAAACGAACTGGATTCGTTTTTCACGCTTTTCAGGAGGTACTTGGTGGAAAAATCATCTAGAACTACTTTGGAGTGGGACAAAATTAAGTCGCCCAACCCAGATGAGGTGGTTAAGTATGAAATCATTTCTCAGCAGCCAGAAAACGTCTCCAATCTTTCCAAATTGGCTGTTTTGAAGTTGAACGGTGGGCTGGGTACCTCCATGGGTTGTGTTGGCCCTAAATCTGTTATTGAAGTGAGGGAGGGAAACACCTTTTTGGACCTGTCTGTTCGTCAAATCGAATATTTGAACAGACAGTACGATAGTGACGTGCCattgttgttgatgaacTCTTTCAACACTGACAAGGACACAGAACACTTGATCAAGAAGTATTCTGCTAACAGAATCAGAATCAGATCCTTCAATCAATCGAGGTTTCCAAGAGTCTACAAGGATTCTTTGTTGCCTGTCCCCACTGAATACGATTCTCCACTTGACGCCTGGTATCCACCAGGCCATGGTGACTTGTTTGAATCCCTACATGTCTCCGGTGAATTGGACGCCTTAATTGCACAAGGGAGAGAAGTATTGTTCGTATCTAACGGTGATAACTTGGGTGCTACCGTTGATTTGAAGATTCTGAATCACATGATTGAGACTGGTGCCGAATATATAATGGAATTGACCGATAAGACCAGGGCCGATGTCAAAGGTGGTACTTTGATCTCGTATGACGGTCAAGTGCGTTTGTTAGAAGTCGCTCAAGTTCCAAAAGAGCACATTGACgaattcaaaaacatcAGAAAGTTTACGAATTTCAACACGAATAACTTATGGATCAACTTGAAGGCAGTAAAGAGGTTGATTGAATCAAGCAACTTGGAAATGGAAATCATTCCAAACCAAAAAACTATAACAAGAGACGGTCATGAAATCAATGTCTTACAACTGGAAACCGCTTGTGGTGCTGCCATTAGACATTTTGAGGGCGCCCATGGTGTTGTCGTTCCAAGATCAAGATTCTTGCCTGTTAAGACCTGTTCCGACTTGCTGCTTGTTAAATCAGATTTATTCCGTTTGGAGCATGGTTCATTAAAGCTAGACCCATCTCGCTTCGGTCCAAACCCATTAATCAAGTTGGGCTCTCATTTCAAAAAGGTTTCTGGTTTCAACGCAAGAATCCCTCACATCCCCAAAATTGTTGAACTAGATCATTTGACCATTACAGGTAACGTTTTCTTGGGTAAGGATGTCACTTTAAGGGGTACTGTCATCATTGTTTGTTCCGATGGTCATAAAATCGATATTCCAAACGGGTCGATATTGGAGAACGTCGTCGTCACTGGTAATTTGCAAATCTTGGAGCATTGA